In a genomic window of Cuculus canorus isolate bCucCan1 chromosome Z, bCucCan1.pri, whole genome shotgun sequence:
- the LOC104056543 gene encoding myogenesis-regulating glycosidase, which yields MDTLITHRTGKHGNAQKRNSKEKCFPENITPVKQKPSKELRPMLGAILLGLILFIAAIVAWCYYTVSLRKAERLKTELMDLRADGFVIRNQNGEVVFRLAFRSGSLDLESCSKEGEILSCTRSGRGPLNFFIQTVKPKDTVMCYRVRWEELAPGPAVEHTMFWEDAHWYGGSEMSVQHWPIRLAGYQEPVPYVTSDVYSFHDSFGGILERYWLSSKAAAIKINDSVPFHLGYNATERTLFFQARYKDSPYKPPPGQQPFPELSYRVCVGSDVTSIHKYMVRRYFNKPSKIPAENAFRYPIWSTWALYKKDIDQDKVLHFSRNIKKYRFNCSHIEIDDMYTQAYGDFDFDPIKFPNVTEMFAKLREDGFKVTLWIHPFIHTDSSNFGVGIERQLFIKEPSGRLPAMVEWWNGIGAILDFTNPAARDWFQSHLRQLQHKYGISSFKFDAGETSYLPKQFSTFRPLSDPSIWSRRYTEMAIPFYELAEVRVGYQSQNISCFFRIIDRDSVWGYELGLKSLIPTVLTISMLGYPFVLPDMIGGNFLPNKTDGAVEIPDRELYVRWLELSAFMPSMQFSIPPWLYDKEVVEIAQKFTELHESLVAPLLLELAGEVTDTGDPIIRPIWWISPSDEAAHKIDSQFLIGDTLMVAPVLEMGKQERDVYLPAGKWRSYKGELFEKTPVLLTDYPVDLDEVAYFLWVS from the coding sequence ATGGACACTTTGATCACCCACCGCACAGGAAAACATGGGAATGCTCAAAAGAGGAATAGCAAAGAAAAGTGTTTCCCTGAAAACATCACGCCAGTGAAGCAGAAGCCCTCCAAGGAGCTGAGACCCATGCTCGGGGCCATCTTGCTGGGTCTCATCCTGTTCATTGCTGCGATCGTGGCCTGGTGCTACTATACAGTGTCGCTGAGGAAGGCAGAGCGGCTCAAGACAGAGCTGATGGACCTGCGGGCAGATGGCTTCGTCATCAGGAACCAGAACGGAGAAGTGGTCTTCCGTCTGGCCTTCCGCTCAGGCAGCCTCGACCTGGAGTCGTGCTCCAAGGAGGGTGAGATTTTGAGCTGCACGCGGTCGGGCAGAGGGCCACTCAACTTCTTCATCCAGACGGTGAAGCCCAAGGACACGGTGATGTGCTACCGCGTGCGCTGGGAGGAGCTGGCGCCCGGCCCGGCGGTGGAGCACACCATGTTCTGGGAGGATGCCCACTGGTACGGGGGCTCAGAGATGAGCGTCCAGCACTGGCCCATCCGCCTGGCCGGCTACCAGGAGCCTGTGCCCTACGTGACGAGCGACGTCTACTCCTTTCACGACAGCTTTGGTGGCATCCTTGAGCGCTACTGGCTCTCCTCCAAGGCAGCAGCCATCAAGATCAACGACTCCGTGCCCTTCCACCTGGGATACAACGCCACTGAGCGCACCCTCTTCTTCCAGGCTCGCTACAAGGATTCTCCCTACAAGCCCCCACCGGGGCAGCAGCCCTTCCCCGAGCTCAGCTACCGCGTCTGCGTGGGCTCTGACGTCACATCCATCCATAAGTACATGGTGCGCCGGTACTTCAACAAGCCCTCCAAGATCCCTGCTGAGAATGCCTTCCGATACCCCATCTGGTCCACCTGGGCCctgtacaagaaagatattgacCAGGATAAAGTTCTGCATTTTTCaagaaacattaagaaatacCGTTTCAACTGCAGCCACATTGAAATCGATGACATGTATACTCAAGCCTATGGGGACTTTGACTTTGACCCCATCAAGTTCCCCAATGTGACAGAGATGTTTGCAAAACTGAGGGAGGATGGGTTCAAGGTCACCCTGTGGATTCATCCCTTCATACACACAGATTCCTCCAATTTTGGGGTGGGTATTGAGCGTCAGCTGTTCATCAAGGAGCCATCAGGGAGGCTGCCAGCTATGGTGGAATGGTGGAATGGCATCGGAGCCATCCTGGACTTCACCAACCCAGCAGCCCGGGACTGGTTCCAGAGCCACCTGCGCCAGCTCCAACATAAGTATGGCATCTCATCCTTCAAGTTTGATGCAGGTGAGACCAGCTACCTACCCAAGCAGTTCAGCACCTTCCGCCCACTCTCCGACCCCAGCATCTGGTCACGGCGCTACACAGAGATGGCCATCCCCTTCTATGAGCTGGCTGAGGTGCGAGTGGGCTACCAGTCGCAGAACATCTCCTGCTTCTTCCGTATTATTGACCGTGACTCCGTCTGGGGCTATGAGCTCGGCCTCAAGTCCCTCATCCCCACAGTGCTCACCATCAGCATGCTGGGCTACCCATTTGTACTGCCTGATATGATTGGTGGAAACTTCCTCCCCAACAAGACAGACGGGGCAGTGGAGATCCCTGACCGTGAGCTGTATGTGCGGTGGCTGGAGCTGTCGGCCTTCATGCCCTCCATGCAGTTCTCCATCCCCCCCTGGCTCTATgacaaggaggtggtggagattGCACAGAAGTTCACAGAGCTTCATGAGTCGCTGGTGGCCCCGCTGTTGCTGGAGTTGGCCGGGGAGGTCACGGACACAGGCGACCCCATCATCCGTCCCATCTGGTGGATCTCTCCCAGTGATGAGGCCGCTCACAAGATCGACTCCCAGTTCCTCATTGGTGATACCCTCATGGTGGCCCCCGTCCTTGAGATGGGCAAGCAGGAGCGTGACGTCTACCTGCCAGCGGGCAAGTGGCGCAGTTACAAGGGGGAGTTGTTTGAGAAGACCCCAGTGCTGCTCACGGACTATCCTGTCGACTTGGATGAAGTCGCCTATTTCCTCTGGGTTTCCTAA